In Macrobrachium rosenbergii isolate ZJJX-2024 chromosome 16, ASM4041242v1, whole genome shotgun sequence, a single genomic region encodes these proteins:
- the LOC136846889 gene encoding CCAAT/enhancer-binding protein delta-like, translating to MDSASVLGENPDDVNEVVITTPSSGVGLPQEMICPPEIVDPASSSPRRPSSKPSKKKKLYEFCLPFNDAFREKKRLNAIKAKRHRELAKQKEAALEGKLREVVSENERLRSQVKTLTERVEQLEQKKKEIQDMVLTLNSMLHC from the coding sequence ATGGACAGTGCCTCTGTCCTAGGAGAGAATCCTGACGACGTGAATGAAGTCGTGATTACAACACCGTCCTCCGGAGTGGGACTTCCACAGGAGATGATTTGTCCACCTGAAATTGTAGATCCCGCTTCGTCCAGTCCTAGAAGACCTTCCAGTAAGCcttcgaagaagaagaaactctaCGAGTTTTGCCTACCCTTTAACGACGCTTTCCGCGAGAAGAAACGCCTCAATGCCATCAAGGCCAAGAGGCACAGGGAGCTCGCCAAACAGAAGGAGGCGGCTCTGGAGGGAAAGCTTCGAGAAGTCGTCAGCGAAAATGAAAGACTTCGGTCGCAAGTGAAGACGCTCACGGAGAGGGTGGAGCAGCTggaacagaaaaagaaggaaatccaAGATATGGTGCTTACGCTGAATTCGATGCTCCATTGCTGA